CCAATTTTACACTGTAATAATGCAGTGTAATAATAATAATGCTGTGTAATAATAAAGTATGAAGACAGGAACAAAACTTATAGGTATCGCTGGCAGTTTTCTTTTGTTGTGCACCTTTACCATAAAGCAAACCAATTACATTAATAAAGTGGAATGGCTTATCGGTACTTGGGAAAATAAAACTTCTAAAGGTAGCATCTATGAAACGTGGAGCAAGATAACCGACAATGAATTGTTAGGAAAAAGCTATATCGTAAAAGGAAAGGATACGATTGTCTTTGAAAATGTGCGATTGGTTCAGCAACAAGATGAGCTGTTTTATAGCCCAACGGTTAAAGATCAAAATAACGGTTTGCCTGTTCGTTTTGCTGCCAAAATCATATCGGCAACTCAATTGGTTTTTGAAAATGCACATCACGATTTCCCACAAATCATTTCCTATATAAAAATAAGTACTGATAGTTTAGTCGCTGAAATTTCGGGAGTAAGCAACGGAAAGGAAAGGAAACAAACCTTTCCGATGAAACGAATAAAATAAACATTTTGTCCATAAAAATTTGACGACAGATTTTTTTATTGACGCAAGGAATTCTTGCAGAAAGCTAACCATTTTGAATGCTTCGTCTTTGAATGCTTGGTCAACAATCTGAGATACCTCATCCACAATTTTGTTTTCGTACTGACTTAATTCGGCAGTAATTTAGAATACGAACTACAATTGAATGAATTGTTCTTTACAAGATTAGGATTATCAATAGCTCTTTTTCCCAAGTTGTACTCAAGTTGGGTAAGATTTCCTTCTAATTTAAACTCGATGAAATGACGGGCAAGATCAGATCAACTACGTTAACTGAGTTTCTGGATTCTGTCTCTTATTCAGGGAGATACCCCTGCATATAATGCTACCCGTTTAGTTTGATTAACCTGTTTTTTCATTTAATTTACCTATCGGAGTTCCTTTACAAAATGGATTAAAGGCGTTCAAAATCGGCTTTCTGCCACCAAAAACACCTTTTTAATTATACACCCTTTTTGATGAGGAAATTTTTCGAGCTTAGAGTAAAAATCAGGCCATTTGTAACGAAACCCCTAGAATGAATCCATCAGAATTGAACAATCTGAGTAGATAAGTACTGGCAGGTAAATAGTTTACCTTAAATTCCCGTGGTTTGTATGCCGCATACCATTGATGGTCAGCCTGTTGAATAGTATATGCGCCACAGACTACGATGAAAAATACTATAAATTAAATAGAGATGAGTACTTATGCTTCTTTTGCAAGAACATATATGGATAGAAAGCAATAAAGAAAAGTTCAATAAGGTAGTTTTTCGTACTCTTACTCATAAACAGCGAAAGAGGCTGTGCCAGATGGCTTTCTCCGAAAAAGTACTCACATTATTTACCAGATGTAAGATGCTGAGAAATCCAATTGCTGATTATCTGTAAAGCTTCAGGCGAAAAAGTTTCTTCAAGTTCAAGTTCCTCTTCATTAGTACAGGTTTTACAATGTTGAAACAGATGATTTAATCCAGGCAATAAAACCGTTTTATAATCCTTGTTCCCTCCTTCTTTCAGATACTTATCAAAGCTTGCCAGGTTTTCTTTTCCTAGCACCATCAGATCTTTATCACCATTCAATGCCAGTACAGGTACTGTAATCCTGGTCACCACACGAGCGGGATCGTATTGGATCATATACCGATACCAGGGTGTAATAGCCTGTCGGACATACCGTTGTGTAAAATTATCCCCTTTATACTCCAGCAAATTC
This DNA window, taken from Xanthocytophaga agilis, encodes the following:
- a CDS encoding DUF6265 family protein, which gives rise to MKTGTKLIGIAGSFLLLCTFTIKQTNYINKVEWLIGTWENKTSKGSIYETWSKITDNELLGKSYIVKGKDTIVFENVRLVQQQDELFYSPTVKDQNNGLPVRFAAKIISATQLVFENAHHDFPQIISYIKISTDSLVAEISGVSNGKERKQTFPMKRIK